The sequence below is a genomic window from Schistocerca gregaria isolate iqSchGreg1 chromosome 5, iqSchGreg1.2, whole genome shotgun sequence.
AGCTGCAACCAACTGCGCGAAATGTGATGCTGTGGAGAAGGACGAGCTCTTCAAGTATTTCGTAAGATTCAGCCACCGCTACGCCGACGCGAGCAAGAAAATCCAGGACAGATACGATCCCACCAGAGAGTACAGGAAGAAGTTTGGAGAATACTGGACCAAGAAGGGCATCGTTTTGTACTGAGAACTTCCGACCAACTCTATTTCACTTTTGTATAATGCTGATGTTCAATAAAGGCCTCACGTTCCCCTCTTCTTGTTCATTATTGTTTCTGAAAACACCTCCATTTGATAGTTAAGTGAATAAACAACTGGTTTACTTTAAACTTGCGTCTACTAGCAGAGTGGGAAGTGGCTGGGTCTGAAATCGAAGAAACGAGACGAACAACAGCTGGGTATTAGACTTGTGCAACTTAGGATGTAATTAAATTTTATCATGAAATTCGTCTTGCATAACACAACAATAACACTTATGTAATAGGTAACGTTATCCATCAGTCTCACAATAAACTTTTCGTTTATAGAACCTTAAATATTAACTGACAATATGAATGAGTTCTGTAATCCCAAACGCTTATTTACATAGACAGTGTGCTATTAAATGTACCTTAAATTCAGCTGATTTGGTACAAAGATACATCCACAAGGAGATATGTTCGGTTATTAGGTTTGCAAATCGACGGCGTTAGACTGAAAGTTTAACACAGCGAACGTAGCTCTAGAGGGTGCAGAAGAAAGCTTGGAAACTTTTCCATACTTCACAAGCATCTTATACCCTGATTACCGACGACGTCATTCTCAGCGATGATTTGTAAAAGCCCTGAACAGTCTCATTTGGATTTTAATAGCATCCTTCATAAAGTATACTGGTTCAATTTCTGTTAGTTTCCTTCCAGCTTTTAAACAATTTAAGTATTGTTGCCTGGATAGGGCGTTGCTGGAGGTCACATCGAGTTCTTCAAGATGATAataatgatgtttgatttgtggggcgctgaactgcgcggtcatcagcgcccgtactatgtcccagtctttacacagtccaattttagccacgttcacgaatgatgatggcgaTGGTGGGGACATAAAAGCGTTCAGGCCCCGGGCAGAGGAAAATTCCCAACCCGCCCGGGAATCAAAAccggggccccgtgatccagaggcagtaaaaCCACGAGTTGCGGACCTGAGTTCTTCAAATCAAGAGTCGACTGCACTTGAGTACACTGAGCAGTGTCATCTGCGACTTGCTTATCTTCCTAAGCTTTCGACCTTCAGCATGTTTCATGCACACTAAATAGTTCACTACGCGTAGAATGCTGTAATATTACCCGCCAAATTGGCTTTCGTTCGTCTCCTTGCTCCTTTTGAAGTATTCAATTAAACTATCGTCAGTTTACACAGTAACAGATGAGGAACTTCCTAAAATTACAatgtaaacgaaaaaaataaatacTATAGAACAAATGAACAATATATGTTTTAACGGCACCAATAACCCCTTTCTTTTGCAAGTGGATACTTTGAGATGCTTCACCATGCTTGCTCAGGTGGAATAGTTGGCTGCGCTGTCGATGTGGCGTAAGTGGAGTTGCGCTCTGCCAAAACTACGACTGGGTAGTTTTGGTGTAGATGATAGGACTGTTGGTATTAGTGGTAACATTGGtaggaaaagaaacacaaatgaatgcGTAAGAGAGCAACTGGGAACGAACattattctttgtttgtttgtttgtttttcatataaTTAGAAGTGTGCAAGGTTCAGTATTAGTCTGACGGGAATATTAGATCGTTTAATGCTATCTGTACTTGCTGAGTCATTCACTGAGAACAGGCCTGAACATTTTATTATTACCAAATTACGGAAGGGAAAAAATCAGTTGCTATAGGCGACATGTAAATATCACATTCGAACAGAACAGTCGCAACACTCCGACTCGTTTTTGTTACCTGCAGCGATAGCAACGCCCCAAGCGGCCAGAAAGCTACTTTCCTGAATACGATGAGTGCAAATACTaagtttatattgatttgtaacatactTTTTAAAATAGGAAGTGTATGTAGTGCCATGAAAAtcgacaataaataaaaaatgacaccgCCTTTGGCATTATTTAGCTTCCTAAGGACGCTGGGAGGTGCGAAACGGTACATTACAATACAGTTTATTTGCGATTCTCATGTAATgtacagatatttactgaataatgtgttttcatttaatatcaaaaaaattgctagtaaacgCTATTAGAACTGACTTTTTGCAAAAAGGCTATGTGCATCTAGCGGACAAAGCACACTTTTGTTCcctacactttcagccaaatcaaTGACTGTGGAAAGGAAGAAACCTACATGGGATGTAATACTTACATCATCTAATGTTCCAAATAAGCCGCCACAATTGTATCCTCAGGGATAACCACAAAGTCGTCATAAATTGTCAAAATCAATAAAAGTGTTTCCCAACAAAGAAGAAACCAATTTCACAattgctaaatctgagccacaaacggcagGAATCTTCAAAGCATTCGGTTTTgatgcaaaagtaattacatttagaaAAGTATTTATTACCAAGACGAGACATGTGTAAAAATGGGCGAATCATTATACTCCATAAAAAAAATTTGTCAAAAAAGTGCGtatgataataacaacagacaGCAATAGAAATAAATGCTTCTCATGAATGAAATATGTGTCGATATTTTCTGCCTACACTGTAATAAGCTGCAAATGTAcaaatattcgaaagtatttcttcaaaaaTAAGTTGCACCTTATGTCATTGAATTAGCATGATTCGCCTATTTTTACctatatttcacgataattcatgtctcttggtatTTTACTAACGCGTGTAGCTAAAAAATGTAGCAATTAttccgttaattaagtagaaaataactaAAAAACATACAATATCCTTACGACGCTTGTCATACCTGCTTTCGGACGGCTTGGAGCGCTTGAGTCGCTCTAGCTGTCAAACAGTAACAACCTCTGTTGTGTGCTGTGAGTGCTGTATGTATGTGACCGTGGTATATATACAGCAAGAAAAATACACATAAAGTGAATGAATTACAACCTCAAGGAGTAAGTAATAAATATTAACACAGCGCTCCAAGCGGCGCGCACAAACTTGACTGTTGATGTCATCTATTTGCCAAAGCACAGTCACTCAATTCGCGCCACAACTGTATCTCTAGATGGCGCGAACGGAAATAACACGCGCGACCAAAGCAGTCGATGTGTGTAGCGGTCGCTAGAAGTCGTGAGCATATTTTCtgaatgttcacaaatttttagattcaaaaaaatgtgagagtgtgaaattaaaagcatgtcCTGTATAACAGTTACGCTAATCAACATATTTacacaactacagccactgcctataataaaaataattacttacaataataatagtaataatgtgcataacttgtctgaaaaaaagAGAGAACTGTTTTTGGGTAAATTTGTtattatgtacataattaagtacagtttagggcaagaaAGAAATGACTTGTAAGCTTTTGTTACTctctgtttcgcatttttgtgtaagtgggagttttcatgCTATTTTATTTTTTCGGAGAAATGGACAAGATCCCCTACACATATATCAGTTAGCGAATTAATTTGCGGGCTGAAAATAAGACATTCTTACGTTGCATTCACACAACAACTTACGCTTTTTATAGGCCTACACTTCGTTGTTCGCTTGTATTAACCTTATTTGATTTCTTCACTTTCTCAGTCAATGGATCTAATCTAGGAGGCCCTAATTCCTTTacagctaacttttcctggtaattttcttttctgttagcacttaaaacAGATTCAATAGAGTTCATGTTGGCACTACTTACGAAAGCAGACTTCAGCACAATAaaaaaccaactccaaacacaaactgggAATGAATAAATTCTTGTAGTACTGTCTACCGACATGATCACTCGAATAGAAATGAAGCgatgagaaccataagggccagaACACACTGTCATGGATCCCACATTTAACAGAACATCAAAGAACCCACTGAGaaagcttttcgtgaatgttcatacgtacactgtgggcctacagcacaTATAAACCTGACCCATCAAGATTAACAGatatcagaagcatgaataaatgctgtaGTCTCGTAATCGGCAATGATGTACTTTATGGTTCTCAGAGCCTCAAAAGGTTAATATATTATTTCTCACTCATAATTCCACAAATATGTTTTTCTCTCGATGTAACTTCATCATGTATtgaatttaattttactacataaaGAGTGAACTGGCACATCTGAAGCGTGTGCTACCGTTTAGCTGGATTTATAAGGAGCGAAAgtgataaaagtctgctgcagtgtgctaccacttcGCAGCGTTGACGTAAACTCGTATTTGTGTGGTAAGGGCTTACTGTGCACACCACGAGCCTTGCACATTGTTTATGAAATCCATACGTATTTCGCCCATAAGAcaattacgtcacgccagttgCACATGCTCAAAAGCTCCCTAAAAttatgcacaactgaaggtgtgtacgcgaccctgatgccaagtttcacagagTCTAGGGGAGTAGCAATGTAGCACTGCGGGATAGATTTGGCGCCGCGTGTTGCAGATCACATCTATGTTATATTTAACAGCATTTAAAGAAAAATAGGCAGAACTCCAAAAGACACCAAAAGTTATGGTGTTCGTGTGCTTTTCTGCTCTCACCCAACAGCCGCCTCTGTACAAGTCCTTTGCGGTTCTATatctttacagaatataaattgcattttgtaagtaaCAAAAATGAGCTGATCGCGTTGCTCCTGTCGTGttatgcaaccaaagcaattacCTTTGATGTAAGTACAGTTTAAATGCACAACACAAAAGTCAACATaactgttgtttttattttgtactcgATACATAATGTTCATCactatgatcaaaggcaagagtttcctgttattggtGATAAATTCGAAAGGTGTTTCTGagcaacagaaaaatgttttatatgaCCTTGAAGAAATATTGAAGCTATGTATGACACATttatgttttttaaaaattttatctttttttttgagaaaattgcATTTTGCAGCATTAAATATTAGATcagtactgttttttttatttttactacatcatcccCATGTTTTATATTATAAGTCAACGATTTTCGAAAAAATGTGAAGTAAACCTTGAGAATTTCTATTTTGCTATAAACGGTGCTTATTTTGAATTAAGACACAGGAAAACTGTTATACAGAATGAAAATATTGCTATTTTTCATACTTTAAGGCCAGTCTGCcatgaacatcaaatctccgacatcgttgcagccggaaaaagttactgcaagaacgggaacaacgacgactgaacaaaTACAGACATACATTTCATAATGTGAAGTAAATGAAAGCGAATAAAGATTGTGAAAATCATCATGAATGTTCCTTTATTTACCTGTAAATGCTGTAGTtaacattgttttctttctttcatttgccAGTAGTTTTGTCCGAAATTTTcgagaaattatttcaaatttgaaTAGTAAATTTAATCATAAAAAACAAtgtatgaagaaaattaatgagaaagtaaaaaataatgctTATCAAAAACTGTTGCTTGTGGTCATGAATTTGTgcacagaaatcaaaataaaaattgtgCTTTTCGGTTCAAAATTTCACTATCAGTCTCCTTGATCTGAACCATAGCGTACCAGTGGAGCTTCCTAAAGTTTTTGAAGTCATTGATGCATTGCCTGCAATATACCGTAAGTTCCACTGCACTGTAACTAATTTGTTAGTTGTTGAAGCAAAGAGCCTGTTTCTAATTTTACTATGGATTGTCCCATGCGCCATCCATCACAATCTCCAAATTCAGCGACTTTAGACACGATACGTTATCTTACAGGGTGACGATTCTTGAACTATATGCAATAGGACGttaaaactgcatggttggccgtggggtatgatgggaattagcatGTGCGTGGATGGTTTGGTTTACTCGACGAACCCCACTTTCACTTGGATCgaaaatgaccctgatttcgacaagatatggttcatgcaagacggagctcgaccccatcgaagcaggagagtgtttgatttcCTTGAGGAActctctggggaccgcattctggctgtggggtactcagaggccactggcatgggcctcgactggccgccatattctccggatctgaacacttgagactcctttttgtggggttgttctaaagagaaggtgtacagaaatacccccaaaacaataccaaagctgaaaacagcaattcgggaggtcatcgacagcatcactgTTATGACACTTCAGCAGATCATGCAGAGTTTCTGTATTCGTttgcacatcatcgccaatgatggcaggcatatcaaacatgtcataacctaaatccgaatacctctagtaacgtttacatgttgaataaagtgtgtgtatacCTTAGTgtgtaagtaatttacgttttttgaaatatagttcaataattgtcaccccataCGTATCACATCAATTGACGCAATGAGCTGATGAACTGCAGAGCATGTCTTTCATATTTTGCATTCACGATAGCGCCTTTATACTTGATTCCAGCAGATGTGCCACAGCATGGCTAGGCTTGCACGTGGATTTTGTTCTGCTTGTAATTGCAAACGTAATACATAATTGGTCTTCTGGCGATAACGCTCAACTATTTTCAGAAGGTCTACCTCTACCATAATTTTAGTAAAGTGATGATGCACACTTGACAATAGGACATTATCTTACTCATTTGGGTGATTGCAGTCGACACTGGTAGTAGTAAGAGACTTGCTTGTTCAAGTCTCTCCCGTGTGTTCTTAAACACAGAACTGTTGCTGTGTTATCGAAACGTACTGAAGGGGAAACAGTGGATACTAAAATAGCCTCTTTTTTCTTCATCAGCTTCTCAGAACATATTAAAACTCCAGCCCAACAATTGCAAAGATACAGCCGAATTCCTGTTTTTTTCTGCTTCGATTGCAACTGAGCCTGAGGTAATGACCGAATTTGAATGCTTTATTTTCTTACTGAACTGGAATGTCTCCAAGGACAAATACTCTCGAAGAAAATTGGTTCTGGTATCGTGACAATGAAATTAATTTGCGTCCGGACACAGCTGTCCATCCCTCAGAAATTAAAGTGAGAGCATTTGATCGTTTAATTTTAACTGTGATAACAGCGTGAACACATTGATATTCAGCGTTCAGCCACGTCGTATGCATGGCATGGTGGTTAGGTGACTCGTAACCAGGATAGATTAAATTGAAAGCTTTCCTCCAGTATTGGAGATTGATAATGAGGCTCTTGAAGCATAAACATCTCTAGCGACGACTACCTTCTATGTCTACCAGAAATTGTAGTAGGAGTGACCGATAAAACTGATGATGTGGCGTTCGAGAGTCTAGGTTTCTCATCAGGTTAGGCCGCAGACATAGTAGACTTCGATGTTTCATTAGTTGTTTCAGAAGGGGTTCTCGAAAATTTTCCTGATCTCTGTAAAGATTTCTGAGCCACAGTATAGATTGAGCGGGTGATAGGGCCTACACTTCTGAAGGTGATCTCCTGGAACAGTAGCCACTGCATAATGATATATGGTGCCGCAGTAATTACATGTAGCTTCTGTCTTGTTTTCAATGGTTCTTGTATAGTACAATTCTAACAGTTCCGAACGATAACGCTTGCAGAAGAGCACTGGTGGCATGCTAATCGCCGTAGGTTCAGCCATCCTTTATAcgttgaagcgccgaagaaactggtacaggcatgcatattcaaacgcagaggtatgtaaacaggcagaataccgggCTGTGGTCTGCAACGCCTACATGAaataacaagtgtctgacgcagttgccggccgttgtggccgagcggtcctagtcgCTTCAGTAGGGAAGcgagcgactactacggtcgcaggttcgaatcctgcctcgggtatggatgtgtgtgatgtccttaggttagttaggtataagtagttctaagtctaggggactgatgacctcagatgttaagtcccatagtgcccagagccattcgaaccatatttggatgcagttgttagatcggttactgctgctacaatggcaggttatcaagatttaaatgagtttgaacgtggtgtcatagtcgacgCACtactgatgggacacagcatctccgaggtagcgatgaaatggggattttcccgtactaccatatcacgagtgttccatgaatatcaaatatgcgctgcggccggaataagatcctgctagaacgggaacGACGACGACTGAAtatagtcgttcaacgtgacagaagcgcaacccttccgaaaattgctgcagatttcaatactggggcaTCAAAAtgtgtcagtgtacgaaccattcaacgaaacatcattgatatgggctttcggagccgaacgtccactcgtgtacacttcatgacacaaagctttacgactcgtctgggcccttcaacaccgacattggactgttgatgagtgaaaATTTGCATggacggacgaatctcgtttcagcgaacagatggacgtgtaagggtatggcgacaacttcatgaatccatgggccctgcatgtcagcaggggactgttaagctgttggaggccctgtaatggtgtggggtgtgtgcagttgaagtggtatgggacccctgatacgtctagatacaactctgacaggtgacatgtacttatgcatcctgtgtgatcacctgcatccattcatgtccactgtgtaatccaacagacttgggcaattccatcagaacGTTGCGATACCACAcaggcccagaattgctacagagtggctccaggaacactcttctgactttaaacactacCACTGcctaccatactccccagacaagaacattattgagcacatctgggatgccctggaacatgctgttcacaagagatctccaacccctcgtactcttacggatttatggacagtggatacatggtgtcagttcctccagcactactttagacattaatcAAGTCAACGCCACGTTGTGTcgccccggccgggttggggagtttctctgcccggggaatgggtgtttgtgttgtcctcatcatttcatcatcatcatcatcatcatcatccgtgacaatGGCTAGATTAGACTGTGGAAAAAagctggactgcgtaaaaatttggTCTTTGCATgggcattgatgaccgtgcagttgagcgccccacaaaccaaacattaacgtcctgttgcggcacttctgcatgctcgcagggaccctatgcgatattagacagatgtactAGTTCCTTTAGCTCTtcattatatatcctcactcagcttGTAGACAGATCTATGCTTCCACGTTCTAGGGGAATCTAATATGACACTGATCGCACACGTAAACAAAGTGATCGAAATGCGCTAACCATCCTAGagtgtatgcaacacacctaatgtatAGGTAATGCAGATAGGACTTAACTGCCAAAGTGTATTAGCATAATGGACCGTAGTATTTTGTGTAAAATTAATGAATCTCAGGCTTATACGAGAACTACCGACAGTCTTTATTTCTGCACATCATCGGTTAAAGAAAAACAGTTAAAATGAGTATCTTGTGAATTATGGgactgttttgaacaccacagttaTGTCTTCATTCACCTGTttaaggccgtgcggttctaggcgctacagtctggcgtcgagcgaccgctacggtcgcaggttcaaatcctgcatcgggcatggatgtgtgtaatgttcttaggttagttaggtttaattacttctaagttctaagtgactgatgacctaagaagttaagtcgcatagtgctcagagccatttgaaccattttttaacctgatTAAGTTAGTTCTTTTATTCTCACGCATCTTCTGCTGCGCTCTAGCAAAACGGAATtatctttttcaaataaaatttcacGTTCGTATATTGTTGATATGATCAATATTGGAATTCAGACTTGGGTCTTGAagtcgcgactgtcccatctagaTTTCATGGAAATTGTAGAAGGATAAACAGGAAATACAGAATTTCCTCCACGTCTTACTGGGTTGTACATGATTCAACGTTCAGTTGTTATACATGGCGGCGCTTAGATATAGAAAACGTAGTATGAATTTTACTGGGCAGTTGCAAGCCTTCAGCAATTCCCAAGCAAATCAATAAAGCTTCAGTCTCTGATTATGAATGTGTCACAAGCCTTGTTCAAAGGTGTACCACACAGTTTGTGTTTCCTCGTGTTTGCATCGTTTACCAAATAATTatacaatttgtttttatttattgaccACAGCCCTGATTCGATCTTAGCAAAATCATCACAATCTTTGAATTGGACCTGTTGGTTTCTATCTTGTGCAATGGTTTTCTGTCACAAGGCTCTCCTTTGAATCGTTTAAAGATTTTCAATGACATTAGCTGCACTTGAGCATTGAAATGAATCATTGCAAACATGTGATGGTTTGGGCTGGACAAGAACTTGAAACCGGATCTCCCACTAAATGTGAGTGGTTCCTTAGCCACCTCGGCTATCCTggcatgcttcaaatggctctgagcactatgggacttaacatctatgttcatcagttgcctacaacttagaactacttaaacctaactaacctaaggacaaaaaatggttcaaatggctctgagcaatgtgggacttaacatctatgttcatcagtccctacaacttagaactacttaaacctaactaacctaaggacaaaaaatggtttaaatggctctgagcactatgggacttaacatctatgttcatcagtcctctacaacttagaactagttaaacctagccaacctaaggacaaaagatggttcaaatggctctgagcactatgagacttaacatctatgttcatcagtccctacaatttggaactacttaaacctaactaacctaaggacgaaaaatggtttaaatggctccgagcactatgggacttgacatctatgttcatcagtcccctacaacttagaactacttaaacctaactaaccgaaggacaaaaaatggtttaaatggctctgagcactatgggacttaacatctatgttcatcagtccctacaacttggaactacttaaacctaactaacctaaggacgaaaaatggtttaaatggctctgagcactatgggacttgacatctatgttcatcagtcccccacaacttagaactacttaaacctaactaacctaaggacaaaaaatggtttaaatggctctgagcactatgggccttaacatctatgttcatcagtccgctacaacttagaactacttaaacctaactaacctaaggacaaaaaatggttcaaatggctctgagcactatgggactttacatcttaggtcatcagtcccctagaacttagaactacttaaacctaactaacctaacgacatcacacacatccatgcccgaggcaggattcgaacctgcgaccgcagcagtcgcgcggttccggactgagcgccttgaaccgcgagactaccgcggccggctcctaaggacatcacacaacacccagtcatcacgaggcagagaaaatcgctgaccccgccgggaatcgaacccgggaatccgggcgcgggaagcgaggacgctaccgaacgaccacgagctgcggactagcatGCTACCAATCCGACACAAATTCCAGACCTGTTACACACTACTAGGGTATCGTAGCCAACCCATTGTAGCGGCACCATCGCTTAAGATAGGAAGAACTTggattcggtgcaatatttctgagcgcacaagcTACAGTCAGGTGCGGGCCTGTTGACAGCAAGTTGTGCTTACCAGCTGCTGCAAAGTAGAATGCAAGCCACAGGGCCGTAGAACcattgaaaagagtaaacgcagctgTATGCATGGTGCAAGTTACAGGCAGGCCAACCTAGATGTTATTTGAGTACATGACTTGGAGCAGcatgttagcaaaacagaggcgtacAGCCATGTATAAATAGATGCCGGTTTATAATGAGGgaaattcaagtgtgacagctctcctggacggcggggcctGTTACACCACCGCCTAcaagcagcagcagatggggcgccagcgttccagtccacggcaggtcgctggA
It includes:
- the LOC126272305 gene encoding uncharacterized protein LOC126272305; protein product: MRLCVVVLLLGVAPAVLARYFQYLDKFKDMKDDDVIACIAEDQLDRCSDVLRELRDKFSEIAATNCAKCDAVEKDELFKYFVRFSHRYADASKKIQDRYDPTREYRKKFGEYWTKKGIVLY